One window of Gloeothece citriformis PCC 7424 genomic DNA carries:
- a CDS encoding ribbon-helix-helix domain-containing protein codes for MPNSPLVSIRIPAETLERLDNLAQNLYPSRRRGKHPNRSQVILDAIEEYLANHEAETVDEPSLEEQVNQILQQYHKHLEQSIKEYIDEKFLAYAYNLENRLQTNRKLIQKTITH; via the coding sequence ATGCCTAATTCTCCACTTGTGTCTATTCGTATTCCTGCCGAAACCCTAGAACGTCTTGATAATTTAGCACAAAACTTATATCCTTCTCGTCGCCGAGGTAAACATCCCAATCGTTCTCAAGTTATTTTAGATGCGATCGAAGAATATTTAGCTAATCATGAGGCTGAAACGGTTGACGAACCTTCTTTAGAAGAACAAGTTAATCAAATTCTGCAACAGTATCATAAACATCTAGAGCAAAGCATCAAAGAATACATAGACGAAAAATTTTTAGCCTATGCCTACAATCTAGAAAATCGACTCCAAACTAACCGAAAACTGATCCAAAAAACGATCACTCATTAA